In Maniola jurtina chromosome 2, ilManJurt1.1, whole genome shotgun sequence, the following proteins share a genomic window:
- the LOC123875378 gene encoding FUN14 domain-containing protein 1A-like isoform X2, with the protein MAKPKKDDSSEEAKKIVDDAKNFIEKAIADIGSTSATKQLILGTASGWITGFITMKIGKLAAVGIGGGVILLHVASQKGYIDVNWDKINKRVDKITDKIEKEATGKSPDWFDKVISFVKDNSYYSAGFTGGFFFGIASS; encoded by the exons atggCTAAACCGAAAAAAGATGATTCATCTGAAGAAGCAAAAAAGATAGTAGATGATGCAAAGAACTTTATTGAAAAAGCTATTGCAGATATTGGTTCAACATCAGCAACAAAGCAGCTAATTTTAGGAACTGCGTCAGGATG GATTACAGGCTTTATTACCATGAAAATTGGTAAACTTGCTGCTGTTGGTATTGGTGGGGGTGTAATATTGCTACATGTTGCAAGTCAGAAAGGTTACATAGATGTGAATTGGGATAAAATCAACAAGAGGGTTGACAAAATTACtgataaaattgaaaaagaaGCAACAGGAAAATCACCTGACTGGTTTGACAAA GTTATATCATTTGTCAAAGATAATTCCTATTATTCAGCCGGGTTTACAGGAGGCTTCTTTTTTGGCATTGCTTCATCTTAA